A section of the Veillonella criceti genome encodes:
- a CDS encoding RAMP superfamily CRISPR-associated protein translates to MSTSFLITIKVESPIHLSSGQADVNIDSDVIHDRWGLPYFPARTFRGLLYESALELLEMAELSGASFITKEEIENLFNRGDIENPNLIISNFFIENYAMVSKQWDYLQTKYSQFFNSKSVLESYSSIRYQMKKSYKNGLTQQGSLHNMRVIDAGIVFYGTIEVLDDTASNESLLALLLQNTRVAGLKRNRGFGRITCTIDNQVELVAKRLEGAY, encoded by the coding sequence ATGAGTACATCTTTTTTAATAACGATAAAAGTGGAGTCGCCAATTCATTTAAGCTCAGGACAGGCGGATGTTAATATTGATTCTGACGTAATTCATGATAGATGGGGGTTGCCTTATTTCCCAGCTAGGACATTTAGGGGCTTGCTATATGAAAGTGCACTTGAATTATTAGAGATGGCAGAACTAAGTGGTGCTTCTTTTATAACTAAAGAAGAAATAGAGAATTTATTCAATCGTGGTGATATTGAAAATCCAAATTTGATTATTTCTAATTTTTTTATAGAAAATTATGCCATGGTAAGTAAGCAGTGGGATTATTTGCAAACAAAATATAGCCAATTTTTTAATAGTAAATCGGTATTAGAAAGTTACTCTTCTATTCGCTATCAAATGAAAAAGTCATATAAAAATGGCCTTACACAGCAAGGTTCGTTACATAATATGAGAGTTATTGATGCAGGGATAGTTTTTTATGGAACGATTGAAGTACTAGATGATACAGCAAGTAATGAATCCTTATTAGCTTTATTATTACAAAATACAAGAGTAGCTGGATTAAAACGTAATCGAGGTTTTGGTCGTATTACATGTACCATAGATAATCAAGTAGAGTTAGTGGCGAAACGATTAGAGGGGGCTTATTAA